One Lucilia cuprina isolate Lc7/37 chromosome 4, ASM2204524v1, whole genome shotgun sequence DNA segment encodes these proteins:
- the LOC111678268 gene encoding sodium/calcium exchanger 1: MALLGRPKNGDIVRAQLRIKESKEFKNTVDKLVQRANASLVIGTSSWKEQFIEALTVNPGDDDGGEEGDEEGVASTPSCFDYVMHFLTLFWKILFAFIPPTDIAGGYLCFVVSIFCIGVVTAVIGDIASYFGCTLGVKDAVTAICFVALGTSIPDTFASKVAAIQDKYADASVGNVTGSNAVNVFLGIGVAWSLAAIVHEAKGTVYAVEPGTIAFSVTLFCSEALIAILILLLRRSKKVGGELGGPRNIKIVSSIILFSLWVIYLLVSTLEAYGVIHGF, translated from the exons aataCTGTAGACAAACTGGTACAAAGAGCCAATGCTTCCTTAGTAATTGGTACATCCTCATGGAAGGAGCAATTTATTGAAGCACTTACAGTGAATCccg gcgatgatgatggtggtgaaGAGGGTGATGAAGAAGGCGTGGCATCAACACCATCCTGTTTCGATTACGTAATGCATTTCTTAACATTATTCTGGAAAATCTTATTTGCATTCATCCCACCAACag ATATTGCCGGCGGTTATTTATGTTTCGTTGTATCGATATTTTGCATTGGTGTGGTCACCGCTGTTATTGGTGATATTGCCTCATATTTCGGTTGTACGTTGGGCGTTAAAGATGCCGTCACTGCcatttgttttgttgctttGGGTACAAGTATACCAG ATACATTTGCCAGTAAAGTAGCTGCCATACAAGATAAATACGCTGATGCTAGTGTGGGTAATGTAACCGGTAGTAATGCTGTAAATGTCTTCCTTGGCATTGGTGTTGCGTGGTCTTTAGCTGCCATTGTGCATGAAGCAAAGGGCACCGTCTATGCTGTAGAACCAGGAAC TATTGCCTTTTCTGTAACACTTTTCTGTTCGGAAGCTTTAATTGCCATTCTAATATTGTTGCTGAGACGTAGTAAAAAAGTGGGCGGTGAATTGGGTGGTCCCAGAAACATCAAAATTGTTAGCAGTATTATATTGTTCAGCTTATGGGTCATTTATTTGCTGGTAAGCACATTGGAAGCATATGGAGTCATTCATGGATtctaa